A region of the Stieleria neptunia genome:
TAAGTTCCCTGGGAATCCGAAGCAGAATTACATCAAACGTCTGGTCGGGCTGCCCAACGAAACGATCAGCGTCTTTCATGGCGATGTTTACGCGGCACCGACCGATCAACCGACCTCGGATGTCATCCTCCGTAAACCGGCCGACAAACTGTTGGCGATGCGGCACCACGTCTATGACACCGACCAGCAATCCGATTTGCTGATCAAATCGGGTTACCCAAGCCGAATCCAACCCTGGCGTGAAAACACCGCGGCCCCGCCGGAGGACTCTTGGGAAATCGAACGCAGCCAAGCCGGCTTGGTCGCCACGGTCGAACCCATGAACGAGACCGAGACCCATTGGTTGCGCTACTTCCATCGCTGGCCGACCGACAACGAGTGGAACATCGCTGCCAAAGGCGGACCGCTCAATACGGTTGCCCCCTACAGCAGTCGACTGATCACCGACTTCTACGCCTATGACTGTTACATCACCGTCCCCAGTCGCGATGTCTACGAAACAACACCCTCCAACGCTCGTTGGGCCGGGAAGCCGCCATGGAATCCCGATTACCAGTCGGGTGGTTCATTGGCTCAGTTCCGTGGCGATGCTCGATTCGGCGAGCGCGGTTTCGCCGATGATGGTTTGCACTGGGTCGGCGACCTGATCGTCGAATCCGATGTGACCGCGTCGAGCGAATGCAAGGAATTGACGCTGGAATTGATCGAGGCCGGGGTTCAATACCAATGCCGCATCGATTTGACCAACGGCAACGCCAAACTTGCCATCCTGGACGGAGACCAACCGTTGGAGTTTTCTACGGCGGACGGCAAAACAACGTCTTCGGTTGAAGGTGCCAGCGGGGCTCGGGCCGGCGATACGTTCTCGGTCCGATTCAGCAATTGTGACGACCAGTTGTTGCTGTGGGTGGACGACGCCCTGGTTGAATTTGACGGTCCGACGACGTTTGATGCCCGAGCGTTTCGCGGCGACGGCGAAGCGTATCCGCGGTACAAATCGGCCGTGCATCCGATGGACGCCGCCCCGGTCGGCATCGCGGTGCGCGGCGGCGCAGCGACGATCGCCCGGGTCAAAATTGATCGCGACAAGTATTACGTCGCGACCGACAACAGCTCGTTCGGCATCTTTGACTACGACATGAACCAGCTGTATCAACTCGCACAGCAAAACGTCAGCTTTCGCGACATCCAAGATGTGATGGCGCGACCGGACCTCTGGGAACAATTCCCCGCGTGGCAAACACGTCGCAAAGTGACGTTTCGCCTGGAAGAAGATCAATTCTTTCCAATGGGCGACAACAGCCCCGAAAGTCTGGATGCTCGATGTTGGGCCGGCACAAAGCTGGGCGCCCGATTGCCCGACCGGTTCCGTGATCAAGCCTACGCGTTCGCCGATGCATCCTACGTCCCACGCGATCTGTTGGTCGGCAAGGCGCTGATGGTGTTTTGGCCACACCCCTGGAACTCACCCGTCCCCTTCACCCCCAATTTCGACCGCTTCCGGTTCATACGCTAGTGCTTTGTCAGCTTTCAATTTTCGAGCCTGCGTTTGTCGAGCGGAAAAGGGGTCAGGTACCAAAAACCAAATGGCCCGCAGGGTGCTTCGCATTTTTGGTACCTGACCCCTTTTCCGCGGTACCCTAAGAATAAAAGTTGACGAAGCACTAGCCGCCGAAGTGGCCCGGTCATCAATCATTCTCGAAACGGATTTCAAGTGCGATGAGTATCGATCACGACGAGCCCACGACGGTTCTGGAAGCCACCGATCTGCAAAAGACCTACGGCAGACGCCGCGTCGTCGATGGGGTCAACCTGTACGTCGGCAAAGCGGAGATCGTCGGATTGTTGGGGCCCAATGGAGCCGGCAAATCGACCAGTTTTCGGATGATCTGCGGCATGATCCAACCCGACCGCGGCCGTGTCTATTTGGACGGACGCGACGTCACCGATTGGCCGATGTTTCGCCGTGCCCGAGACGGACACATGGGTTACTTGCCGCAAGAACCCAGCGTGTTCAAGAAACTGACGGTCGAACAAAACATCTCGGCACTGCTGGAACTGTTGGGGATGGACCGAAAACAACGCAAAATCCGCACGCAAGAGTTGCTCGAAGAGTTCAACATCACGCATATCCGCAAGAGTCGAGCTGCGGGGCTGAGCGGCGGTGAACGACGCCGGCTGGAGATCGCTCGGTGTCTGGTCTCGGATCCGAAAATTGTGATGCTGGACGAGCCGTTTGCGGGGATCGACCCCGTCACCGTGCAATCGATCCAGGGCGTGATCAAGCAATTGCGTGATTCGGGGATCAGCGTTTTGATTACCGATCATGCGGCCCGCGAAATCTTGGGCACGGTCGACCGCTGTTATGTGATCTACCAAGGCCAAGTGTTGATCGACGGGACACCCGACGAAGTGAAACGGCACCCCAAGGTCCGCGAAGAGTACTTGGGGGACATGGATGGGGCCGAGCGGATCGCGGAAGCGATCGATGAGCGCCACGCAGAGGCCCCCGTGGCCATCGCGGCAGCTCCCGCGAACGTCCAGTCGGCGCAAGAAAAGTCACTCGTACCGCCACCGCACTTCCGTCAAAAGCGCGCCCTGCGACGGCGCACGAATGTTTCGGACGTCTAAGCCACGCCGCGATTCGTTAAAACCCCCCTTCCCTGTTCGGCGGTCTCGACACCCAAGAATCGGCGCGTCGTGCGCGTGATCGGATTCGTACACCGCTAGCGACTTGGAACTGATTCATCGAGATCGGTGAAATCGATCGTATTCAGTCGATCGGCGAGTTCCTGGGATAGAAAGGGCGTGAAAAGTCCAACAACACCGCCGGCAACCATTCCGATCACCAAATTGTATTCGGAAGGGATGACAGACAGGCAAACGGTGAAGGCCGTTACGCCCAGGAGACAGCCCAGAGCCAGAGCCACCCAGAGATTGCGAAAGAACCGCACCGGTATCGAGCAAAGCTTGAGCCTCTGACGCAAAAACTCGTCGATGGGTTGTTCGTTGTCTGCCCAAACAAGGTTCTGTGGGTAGACCGCCTCTTGGCAATGTTCGCAGAACAACCGGGAGCGACTATCACCCGTGTAAACAGGATCGTTCAACTGACGATACCACTCCCCTTGCGCAACGTAAGAGCGGCCACACTTCACATGCCTAAATTCTCGATAGGGTTGCATCAGCTTGTGACTCAGTCCATTCGATGGTTGTTTCTTAAAGCTCGGACATGATCGGCGATCGAACTTCACAAGCGGAGAAACGGGAATCGATCGGACGCTCAAACTCTGTTGGCATTGGGGTGGCCATGGAGAGCACGTCATTAGAACAATTCACACCGAAGGAGGCCAGCAGCTGGCGAAACCACCCCCGTCCCCTTTTTGGCTTATTTGGTCAGGACCAACTTGCCTTGGCGGGTGCTCTGCAGGCGGTAGAGCTTGCCTTCGTACTCGATCCAAACCTCGTCCCCGCAACGCGAAAGATCTGAAAAACGCACGATCTTGCGGAGCGAACTCTCAAGATTCGTCGCCGCCAATTCCGGCGGATTGGCGTTCGAATCATCGTTGGGATTGGAAGACATGGGGTAGGCCGAATGGGAAGGGCCCCACTACAAAAACAGCGTGTTGCGAGTGGGTCTCAATAAGAAAACCGCTTCCAGCAATTTTGTCAACATTCGTTGTGAAAACTTTTTGATCTGCGTTTTCCCGATCCATTCGCGAGTGCACCGTTCCCCTTCACTAATTCTTGGGCTCAGGTGGGCTTTCAAAACGAAATCACAACGACTATCTTCTGTTTTGTTGAGACCTATTCTCAATAGCTTTCAAAGGTAGCAAGCCAGGCATAGCGACGCTGCGATCGGTCGTCCGAAGCGACGATTCCGCACCGCAGTCGCTCAGCGACCCAGCAAGCGAGAACGAAGCTTCGACCCCCGTCGCACTGGGCGACGTGTGGGCGATTGTTCTACTTGCATCGAGAGGTCAATGCTGTGCGTTGGTGTCAGTTTATTTGTTTGGCGGTCGCCATCGGCTTCGGGTCGATCGGCACCGGATCGGTTGCGACTGCAGCCATCTTCACCCCCGGCGAGTCGGTGCCGGATGTCAACGGCGAGGTGTTCACGTGGTCCGAATCGGCCGCCAACAGCAGCTTCGTGTTCTGGGACAGCTTCGACGATTTCCCCGGCGGAACGACGCCCGGATTCCTGCCCGCGGGCACGTCCCCGACCGCCAACGAAAGTTTCGGGGATGGCGGGCCGATCAGCTCGCTGACCTTTGAATCGAACCAGTCGTTGGCCTCCAGCGGCAACGCGTACGGCGGTCTGTTTGGGCCCGGCGACAGTTCGAGCTTCTTGACCGATGCCTACGCGACCGTCCGCTCAGGAACCTCCGGCGGCGGATTCACGCGGATCGTGGCGCAGTTCGAAACGTTGGGTTCCGAGCTGGATTACTCGTCCGTCTTGCTAAGTGCCTCGGCGGCCACCGCTGGAACGATCGCACCGAGTTTGGTGCTCGAAACGGCACGCGTTTCGTTGGGCGGAACGTTTGGCGGTGAAGGTGTCAGCTATCTTGCGCTGTGGGATTTGGATTCGTCGCAGGCCGAATACCGGTTCGACTTCAACGCCCAATCCACCAGCATGTCGCTGGACCAATTTCGAATCGACACGTTCACCCAAAACACCCCCTTTATCACGCCGTCGGCGGTGCCGGAGCCCGGTGGCTTGGCGGTATTGGCTGTCGTCGCCGGCGGGATGGTGCTTCGTCGCCGGCGTCGGGGGAGTCTTCGGGGACCGCGTCAATCGACTGTTCGTTCACCCCAACGGTTGCCGCGAACGTCGCGCGACGCGTTCACGCTGGTCGAGTTGCTGGTCGTGATCGCAATCATCGGAATCATGGTCGGTTTGTTGTTGCCCGGGGTCCAAGCGGCGCGGGAAGCGGCGCGGCGGATGTCGTGCAGCAACAACTTGAAGCAAATCGGGTTGGCGATGCACAACTATGACGATGTCCACGGAAATCTGCCGCCGAGTGCGCTGGGGGTTCGCGTCGGAGGAACGAGTCGCCGGCCTGTCCAACGCGGCGGATTGACGGCATTCGTTGCAATTTTGCCGTTTGTCGAAGAAGACGCGTTGTTCCAGCAGTTCGACCTGAACGCCGATGCATGGTCCCCGCAGAACGAGGCGCCGGCGAAGAAAACTCCGGAAGTGTATTTGTGTCCGTCGATGTCGTTGCCCGATAGCGGCGGAACGCCCGACGGCTACTCCAGCTATGCGATCTCCACGGGAACCAAAAAGTATCGCAACCAAATCCACAACGGCGCGATCGTTGATGCGATGAATGTGTTTCAGAGCGAACGAGTGATGGCGGGCATCCCCGAAGCCTCGTCGTGGCTGACCTGGGTGGACGTGGATGACATCTCCAACGCCGACGGAACCTCGAACACGCTGCTGGCCGGCGAGTTTGGCGTCCAGGTTCGCGAGACGTCGTCATTACCTTTCCCCTATCCGGGATCGGGCGGTCAAAGCGCGGGCAAGTG
Encoded here:
- a CDS encoding DUF1559 domain-containing protein, giving the protein MRWCQFICLAVAIGFGSIGTGSVATAAIFTPGESVPDVNGEVFTWSESAANSSFVFWDSFDDFPGGTTPGFLPAGTSPTANESFGDGGPISSLTFESNQSLASSGNAYGGLFGPGDSSSFLTDAYATVRSGTSGGGFTRIVAQFETLGSELDYSSVLLSASAATAGTIAPSLVLETARVSLGGTFGGEGVSYLALWDLDSSQAEYRFDFNAQSTSMSLDQFRIDTFTQNTPFITPSAVPEPGGLAVLAVVAGGMVLRRRRRGSLRGPRQSTVRSPQRLPRTSRDAFTLVELLVVIAIIGIMVGLLLPGVQAAREAARRMSCSNNLKQIGLAMHNYDDVHGNLPPSALGVRVGGTSRRPVQRGGLTAFVAILPFVEEDALFQQFDLNADAWSPQNEAPAKKTPEVYLCPSMSLPDSGGTPDGYSSYAISTGTKKYRNQIHNGAIVDAMNVFQSERVMAGIPEASSWLTWVDVDDISNADGTSNTLLAGEFGVQVRETSSLPFPYPGSGGQSAGKWAVSYPYHSSATTFGVFNANEISLFDIPSYESFRGPHAAGVQFLLSDGSVRFLTESVDAVTLHRLTSRNDGEVIDKAPW
- the lptB gene encoding LPS export ABC transporter ATP-binding protein; this translates as MSIDHDEPTTVLEATDLQKTYGRRRVVDGVNLYVGKAEIVGLLGPNGAGKSTSFRMICGMIQPDRGRVYLDGRDVTDWPMFRRARDGHMGYLPQEPSVFKKLTVEQNISALLELLGMDRKQRKIRTQELLEEFNITHIRKSRAAGLSGGERRRLEIARCLVSDPKIVMLDEPFAGIDPVTVQSIQGVIKQLRDSGISVLITDHAAREILGTVDRCYVIYQGQVLIDGTPDEVKRHPKVREEYLGDMDGAERIAEAIDERHAEAPVAIAAAPANVQSAQEKSLVPPPHFRQKRALRRRTNVSDV
- the lepB gene encoding signal peptidase I; this encodes MTRKSKNSNDTGKAAKKTPSRAESATDDRTPEQRFGDSIRTSAQRETVEAFVVAFVLALLFRAFVAEAFVIPTGSMAPTLMGAHKDIDCQQCDHRFQIGASKERRGPYQDDTVVGGICPNCRYVNNLDLAENSNATTFNGDRILVSKFAYTLSEPERWDVIVFKFPGNPKQNYIKRLVGLPNETISVFHGDVYAAPTDQPTSDVILRKPADKLLAMRHHVYDTDQQSDLLIKSGYPSRIQPWRENTAAPPEDSWEIERSQAGLVATVEPMNETETHWLRYFHRWPTDNEWNIAAKGGPLNTVAPYSSRLITDFYAYDCYITVPSRDVYETTPSNARWAGKPPWNPDYQSGGSLAQFRGDARFGERGFADDGLHWVGDLIVESDVTASSECKELTLELIEAGVQYQCRIDLTNGNAKLAILDGDQPLEFSTADGKTTSSVEGASGARAGDTFSVRFSNCDDQLLLWVDDALVEFDGPTTFDARAFRGDGEAYPRYKSAVHPMDAAPVGIAVRGGAATIARVKIDRDKYYVATDNSSFGIFDYDMNQLYQLAQQNVSFRDIQDVMARPDLWEQFPAWQTRRKVTFRLEEDQFFPMGDNSPESLDARCWAGTKLGARLPDRFRDQAYAFADASYVPRDLLVGKALMVFWPHPWNSPVPFTPNFDRFRFIR
- the hemP gene encoding hemin uptake protein HemP → MSSNPNDDSNANPPELAATNLESSLRKIVRFSDLSRCGDEVWIEYEGKLYRLQSTRQGKLVLTK